acaccaGTGCAGCTTCCAAAACACTGACTTGCATCTCCCTCTCCTATCCGCCGGGAATGTTTTATCCCTGCCTTCCAGTGGCTGCCAGAACCAAGGGCATCCGCGGCGTTCCTTGGCATTGGCGTTAACAGCAGATGGATTTTCCGCAGCAGCCAGGTGGAAGATGCCTAGCATTGGTCCGCCGTCTCACTGTACTGAATTTCAAGAATCATGGCCTACTGCCAGGCAGGTCCCAAAGGCGCTAGTCTGGGGAGACTGGAGCAGGTCTCTAGTGGTTCACCTGTTCTGAGGCTCTTCCTGTTCAGTTGCCTCTGCGCGCCAGAGGGTGGCACCCCAGGCACTCCAGAGGTGGAGAGGAGGGGACGACagggggaggaaaagagagaggagcgGAGGGAAGGACCAGGGAGGGAAGAACCAAGGAGGGAACATTAATAAATTCTCAGAccttggtctcgagctcccggcTAATTTGGGGGCAAAGCCGACTCCACGTCCACGCCCACCCCCTTACGGGAAAAGCCTGGGTTTCCACTGGGCTAGGTGTCAGAGTTTgcaatgtctaaaataaaaaaggcttCCAAGGGTTATTCATGGCCAACAGTTTCCACAGGAGAATCCAAAGGGAAACTAGTTTCCGGGGCCGCTGTGTGTGCGGGTGCTTGGGGTGGGCGGAAAGCTGCTGGCACTAGATGGGTCTAAGTGTGCCAACATCTGGCCTGTCCCATTGTGTCGTGTTTTGCAGTTGCTGGATTTGTGCGACTCGGTGAAGGATGATGCCCTGAGGGTGATCTCGACCTTTAACATTCCACACACCTACCTACACGCACCAATCGCCGGAATCCACAACCCTCGGGCCGCGTGGGCTTTCTACCCTGCACCGCTGCAGCCGCTGCCACGGGAAAAGGCGCGCTCCCAGCGGCCCAAGCTGGGAGCCAAGCTCTAACGGGTGTGGCGGGAAGTGTGGTGGCCCGCCTGCAGCTGCCACGACGCTCGCTCTACTGACGCCCGGAGCTGTGGCCGAGGCCGGGGTCTGGCACCCGCTGGGCCGCCGCTCTCGGGGATTTTGGTGGCAAAGCAGAGGTCCCGCCGAGGCTGGCGAGGTGCGCGGCTGGCTGCTAGGAAAGAGATCCAGACGGTCGGTCGCCTGGTGCAGTGGATCCCTGTGCCCTTTCCCTGAAACCCAGCCTGGcctgactgcaacctctcccAACTTCAGTGCCCGATCCCCTAGACAATCAGGGTGGGCTCCCTGATGCGAGCGCGCCCCCACAGCCGGGTGCCGCCAAAGGTCTCCTGCTGCTAGCGGTGACTCACATTCCCAGTGATTTAGAAAAACTGTGGTGccgagtgaaagaaaaaaaaaagcaaacacccttagacaaaagaaaaaagctccACTCTTTCCGCGAGCGGGAAAAAAGGTTTGGTTCAGCAAGTGATGCTTTTTCAGTGAATCAGACGCTCTGGGGCTCTGCAAGGAAACGCACGGACTGGGAGGAGGAAGTGGGAGCCTAGAGTTTTGCTCTCGGCAAAACAAGAACTTGGCTTGTCCTCCCAGGCCAGCGGTTTCCGTACGGCAAGAAAAGTCGCGGAAAACATTTTTACCATCTGACGCTGTAATCTGTCCTTTAGAAGAAAATAGGTGAAAAggttaataaagaaattaagcgATGTGGAAGTCGTTCCCGCTGCTTGTAGAGGGCGAGGAGGCGGGCCTGGGCAATTTCGGAACTAGGAGAGACCACGTCGGCAAAGCCTGTGGTCCCGGACAAGGGCCATGGATTTCCCATTTCTCAGATCCCGGCTGCCCGACTTCATTCTTGTTTCTTTCagtccaagccatcctcccttctccctccctccacgtCTCTTGGCAGAGACAGAAAGGGACACCGCTCTGCCCGCGTCCACTGCGAGGGATGTGACCTAAAACCCACGGGCCCTTCTCACACGGCGTTCTCTGCGCTCCGGCCCAGTTCCGGGAGGACCTCCCGACGGCGCGGGAGAAGGCTGTACGGGCTCGCGGCCCCCGACGCGGCCTGGGTCTCAGGGGACGCATGAACCCGCCACCTCTGGCCGGCTTCCTTTTAGTGCCCCAAATAGGAGCGCTTAGCCCGTTGCTTCCCCCGACTCTTGTTTTTCAGTGTTCACAGGGTCGCGAGAGCGAGCGACGCGGGGGCGGCGAGGCTGCAAGGCTGCACAGGAACAGACGACAAGAAATAGGGCTTTCTTCTGCGTGGTTCTTTTCCGGTCCCTGTCTGAGTCGCCCGACCCCGCGGGGAGCGCGGAACATTGTGGCGTGCGACGGGCTTCGGGTTCTCAGCCCGCGCAGCAAGTTGCGTTGCTTTTCCCCGGGTGCGACGCGGGACGGGCGAAGAGCAAAGTTCGTCCGCGGTAGGAACTTCGAGGCCCGGTTAGGACAGATCTCCGGCCTCCGAGTCTACTTAGCCGTGTCCACACTCGTGTCTTTTCCCTCTTGCAGCGAAATAACTGGGCGGGACCCGACGCGCGTCCTCCAGCGACTCCGGGAACCCAAGGCCTCCTTCACCTCGCTCAGAATTCACCCGACAATGCGCTGAGACTTTGGCCTGGGGCTGCGCTGTGTCCCACTGACGTTACGGAAGCGCTTATGAATTTAAAAACTGATCCAGGTGGCCGGACGGCGGGACAACGCCTCCTCAGTTGCTCCTCTACGACAAggccccttccttctcctccgcGGCTGCAGTGGTGGGTAGGGTGGTCCCTTTACAGAGTTTCCTTAATCCATCTAGCCTGATCTCACCTGCGGGATGTTCCATTTCCCGATCCACCTCCCACACTCCCGCTGCAGTTGTCTAGAAGCTGGGGCTGGGTAACTGAGGCGTGCGAGGAGCAGACAGGAGGGCCGGGGTTGGGGGCGCCAGCCACGCGTTGGGAGAGAAGACCCGGGTGCAGACTCAGAGGAATGGAGAGGCGGCATGGAGTTTGGTCTCCTGGGAGGTAGAGTGCGGTGCCGCGGACTCCAGGGAGGAAAGGGATGGGTGGGGAggcgggaggggaggagggacggGGTATTTTGTGCTCCCGCACCGTGGCCCGAACTCAGCTGTTCTGCCTTCACTGGCCTCAGCCAGTCGAGGGAGCTCCTACGAGGTTATCTGCGAGCCCAGCAAATCTTGGGAGTCCTAGCTGAATGTAGTGCGCAACGTTCTCTCTCACTTGGAGGCCGCcactcacctcttttttttttttcctaaaaggatttttttttctgagtgctTTTTTCATTTCCCTATTTTACCTGCTCTGCACATGCCTCCCGCCCTCACCCGGGAGGCGGCGAAGACGCCCACTGGGACCGCGCCTGGCCGTTTTCTGGGCACGTCCTGCCCCCACGGGCTCTGTCTCTTAGGGAGACTGGGCGCGGAAGAAAAGCTGGAGAGCCCCTGCGGGGTGGCAGGAGGAGGGTGCCTGAGTCCCGCGAGAAGCCCGGGCGAGGAAGATGCGCAGCCTGCTGATCCGCGTCCCGCCCGGCGCCAGGGACCCTCAGAGCGAGGAGAGCTCAAACACCTCGCCCCGCGCCTTCGCGAGGACCAACCCAGTCTCCGCGCCTGCCCCAGAGCGGCTTAGAAACTCAGGGCACAGTGAGGGCGCAGGTCGCCTCCTGAGGCATTACACCGCCGGCCCGGCCAGCGGAGGCTGTGACCGCAGCGCCCCCTCTGCGCCGCGGCCGCCACCGGGTTGGGGGAGGTGAGCGGGAGGCTAGGGTACACTTCGGGTTGGGGGATGGGCGCGCACAGGGCCGCCAGCAGGCAGAGTCACTCCGGTAAACACGCCAGGGACGGCGGCGCGCGCGCGGGAGGCAACCCAGCTGGGCAACCCCCGCCTTTACCTGTCCGAGCCTGCACGCGCCGGCGGCCTAGGCGCCGAGGGGGCGGAGCTTGCCAGCCCGCGCGCCGGGGCGGGACCTAGCGGGGGCGGGGTCCGCAGTGATTGGGCGCAGGAGGGGGGCCGCCAGCCAGAGCTGGGCTGCAGGGCCGCGCAGGTTTCACTTCGCTCCGCGCAGCCGCCGGGTCTGCAGTTTGTTGGAGCTCTGCGTCCagcgccgctgccgccgccgccgccgccgccgccactaCCACCACTTGATTCTTGCAGCCACCCTGCGAACCCTGCCACACTGCTATCGCATCATCGGGGTATTCGGTTCGCTGCGTTCCCGCCGCCACCGCCTCGGCGCCCTTCCCTTGGCCCTTGTTCCCCCAAATGTCTGACTCTGACTCTCGGACTGAGAAACGCAAGGTAAATACCTCCAAATCCCGGGGCGCGGGCCTGGCACCGAAGAAAGACTAGCGCTGGAGCCCGAACGGTACCACCTACTGCCCGCTTCCCGTACACGTGCGAGCGGAGACGCTTGTATCGGTCCCGCTTGTCGCCGGCGGGAGGTGGGGATCCGTGTGGATCGGGTTCCCTCTCGGGCAGGTTCTCTTTAAAGAAAAGTCGTTCGCGCGGAACCTGCGGGCTCTTGGCCGAAGTGCGGCTTGGGAGGGCATGCTGCGCGCGGGCCTGGTGAAGGGTCGCAGGTCCGGGCAGGAGGAGAGGCAGCGCGTGCTTTTCGGCGCCGGCCCGGGAGCTGGGGACCTGCTCGTAGTATCGGGCTGTGCGCCCAGCCGGAAAGTCTCGCCGCCAGCTCCGGCGCCCCCAGAGTAGCGGCCGCGCAGTGCGAGCATGTTTCGCGTCTTGGTTTTTTGGGGCGCGCTGGCCTGTTGCGGAGGATTTGCGGAACTGCGGTGGTGATATAACTGACGAGACAGGGCTTTTCCTTTTACTCATTCAGGCCAAGGTTTCGGGGCCACTGCTGCGTTCACTTTCTCAAGCGTACCTGGGGCCCTGCTTGCTCTGCAGGAGTCCTGCGGACTGTGCCATCCGCACGATCCCCTAGTAGCGAGAGATCTAGGTCCTCCCCTGACCACCTGGACCGCGCAGGGAACTAGCCGCGGCCAGCAGAACCTGCTCGGTTCCTGGGGCCGGGCTATCTTAGCGGCTCACGCGTGCCCGAGCACACCCGACCCGGTTCGCGGTGCAGGCTGGCGGCGCCCTGCCCTCGGGGACCTGTTGCCCCAGGGTTGGCGCTGCTGGTGGAGGGCCCGACGGACGCCAGGGCGGAGGGTGTGAATTTACTCGATGGTCGCGGACGTGCGCGTCCGTGGCCAGGGGTGGCTCTTCGGCTTTGACTCGTGCCTGCGGCGcgccaggagaaagagagaggaagttgTTGGAGGAGAATAATTGCCACAGCCAGGGCGGTGACGGCGTTGGGGTCTGCCCCCGACGGGCCAAAACAAGGACAAGTGGCGAGGACTGGGTCTGGGGATGGCCCTGCGGGTCCGGGCGCGGCGCAAGTCCTGCTTTGTCTCCAGGTGACTGGCTGTCCAGGGCGGCGGGAGCTGCTAAGGCTTGTGTCCGAAAGAAGCACAGGGATGGGCAGGGTAGCCGGGCCAGCCGGCCCTCACATCCTCCGACGAAGCGGCAGCCGCCACGGCCACGGCCGGAGCAGCGCTCGGAGGCGAGTTTGTCAACAATCGCCTCGCCTTTGGCGGCCTGACCCGTAGGCGCCGCCCCCACCGCGGCTGCCGATTGGCTGCGGCGCGGAGCGACCGCGCGCGGACCAATTGGGAACGCGGGCAGCCGGCGCCAGCGGCGCGGGGAGGTCGGCGgtgccggcggcggcggcgggcgcagAGCGCAAGGGGAGGAGCGGGAGGAGGCGGAGGATGTTCCCGGCGGCTGCGGCCGGGGCAGCGCGGGCCAGAGGCGCGGCGTGCGGAGCCCTCGGCTGCCCGGCGGAGCGCGGCGGCGGGCTGGCGGGAAGGCGCGGGCTCTGCGCTGCGCCGGGGACTCTGAACCCGAGTCCCGGGCTTTGTCTCCTGCGCTGCTTTTGTGGTGACGGTCAGGGGGCGCCCAGTCGGCGAAGGGCGCGGGCTGGACGCCGCGGGGCTCGGTCCCGGGCCCGGACGCTGCGCTCTGAAGGGAAGGCGCGGACGTGAGTTTCGGTGTGATTGCCTTCTGAGGGGAGGGTCTGTGGGATGAAGGGGGCGCGCACCGGTGTCGCCTAGCCTGCGGACCTAGTTGTAGACTTTGCAGGGGTTCGCTTCGTCGCCATCTCCCCCGCCCCCATTTAGAGGTGTGCACCTATCGGTGCGTCTGCACCTCAGAGAAGTTCTGTCTGGTTCGGTGTGGCGTGCGGTACGGGAGCGGGAGGGAGGAACCGGGGAGGGAGGGACCACGGGCGGAGAGAGCGCCGGAGCCGAGCCGGGCCGAGCCGCGCTGGAGTTACAAACTCTATTGTGACGCACTTACTACGACTGACGGCCGCTGCCAAACCTTCCCCAGACTTGCTGCCCTCAGCATTTTCAGCAAACAATGGGGCCGGAGTAGGGAACGCGGCCAGCCGCCTGCAATCGCTACATCTGCGCCCGCTCCTATGCTCCAGCGTCCTAGCTAACCCCGGGAAGTCAGAGCCGCTGTGAGTTTCTGACTTACTCAAGTCTGTCCTGGGCAAAGAGCACACGTGAATAGACTTCAGATTAACTGCTTCTCTGGAaacgcatgtgtgtgtgcaccagTTCCGCAAGCTGTTGACATTGTTATTGTATTTTGTTTGGGGTACGAAGTTTAATCCCaccttctaccaaaaaaaattatacctttaTTATTTTAGGTGCAATTTTTTTATTTGGGAGATTGTCAGAAAAGTATAGAACATGAAGTATTTGGGATTAACCCTAAGAATTTTTAATCGCTAGGTGAGagctaatttgtttattcatcgatttttttttttttttttttttttttgcttaaaataatcttagtttttattttacttgcagAAAAAAAGACCAAATGGCAAAGCAACCTTCTGATGTAAGTTCTGAGTGTGACCGAGAAGGTAGACAATTGCAGCCTGCggagaggcctccccagctcaGACCTGGGGCCCCTATCTCCCTACAGACAGAGCCACAAGGTAATCCTGAAGGCAATCACGGAGGTGAAGGGGACAGCTGCCCCCACGGCAGCCCTCAGGGCCCGCTGGCCCCACCGGCCAGCCCTGGCCCTTTTGCTACCAGATCCCCGCTTTTCATCTTTATGAGAAGATCCTCCCTGCTGTCTCGATCCTCCAGTGGGTATTTCTCTTTTGACACAGACAGGAGCCCA
The window above is part of the Symphalangus syndactylus isolate Jambi chromosome 14, NHGRI_mSymSyn1-v2.1_pri, whole genome shotgun sequence genome. Proteins encoded here:
- the BCL2L11 gene encoding bcl-2-like protein 11 isoform X4, coding for MFPAAAAGAARARGAACGALGCPAERGGGLAGRRGLCAAPGTLNPSPGLCLLRCFCGDGQGAPSRRRARAGRRGARSRARTLRSEGKARTKKDQMAKQPSDVSSECDREGRQLQPAERPPQLRPGAPISLQTEPQGNPEGNHGGEGDSCPHGSPQGPLAPPASPGPFATRSPLFIFMRRSSLLSRSSSGYFSFDTDRSPAPMSCDKSTQTPSPPCQAFNHYLSAMANWD
- the BCL2L11 gene encoding bcl-2-like protein 11 isoform X7 produces the protein MFPAAAAGAARARGAACGALGCPAERGGGLAGRRGLCAAPGTLNPSPGLCLLRCFCGDGQGAPSRRRARAGRRGARSRARTLRSEGKARTKKDQMAKQPSDVSSECDREGRQLQPAERPPQLRPGAPISLQTEPQDRSPAPMSCDKSTQTPSPPCQAFNHYLSAMGIFE
- the BCL2L11 gene encoding bcl-2-like protein 11 isoform X2; this encodes MFPAAAAGAARARGAACGALGCPAERGGGLAGRRGLCAAPGTLNPSPGLCLLRCFCGDGQGAPSRRRARAGRRGARSRARTLRSEGKARTKKDQMAKQPSDVSSECDREGRQLQPAERPPQLRPGAPISLQTEPQDRSPAPMSCDKSTQTPSPPCQAFNHYLSAMASMRQAEPADMRPEIWIAQELRRIGDEFNAYYARRVFLNNYQAAEDHPRMVILRLLRYIVRLVWRMH
- the BCL2L11 gene encoding bcl-2-like protein 11 isoform X3 — protein: MFPAAAAGAARARGAACGALGCPAERGGGLAGRRGLCAAPGTLNPSPGLCLLRCFCGDGQGAPSRRRARAGRRGARSRARTLRSEGKARTKKDQMAKQPSDVSSECDREGRQLQPAERPPQLRPGAPISLQTEPQGNPEGNHGGEGDSCPHGSPQGPLAPPASPGPFATRSPLFIFMRRSSLLSRSSSGYFSFDTDRSPAPMSCDKSTQTPSPPCQAFNHYLSAMGIFE
- the BCL2L11 gene encoding bcl-2-like protein 11 isoform X11, translating into MAKQPSDVSSECDREGRQLQPAERPPQLRPGAPISLQTEPQDRSPAPMSCDKSTQTPSPPCQAFNHYLSAMGIFE
- the BCL2L11 gene encoding bcl-2-like protein 11 isoform X9 — encoded protein: MAKQPSDVSSECDREGRQLQPAERPPQLRPGAPISLQTEPQGNPEGNHGGEGDSCPHGSPQGPLAPPASPGPFATRSPLFIFMRRSSLLSRSSSGYFSFDTDRSPAPMSCDKSTQTPSPPCQAFNHYLSAMGIFE
- the BCL2L11 gene encoding bcl-2-like protein 11 isoform X6, yielding MAKQPSDVSSECDREGRQLQPAERPPQLRPGAPISLQTEPQGNPEGNHGGEGDSCPHGSPQGPLAPPASPGPFATRSPLFIFMRRSSLLSRSSSGYFSFDTDRSPAPMSCDKSTQTPSPPCQAFNHYLSAMASMRQAEPADMRPEIWIAQELRRIGDEFNAYYARRVFLNNYQAAEDHPRMVILRLLRYIVRLVWRMH
- the BCL2L11 gene encoding bcl-2-like protein 11 isoform X1; amino-acid sequence: MAKQPSDVSSECDREGRQLQPAERPPQLRPGAPISLQTEPQGNPEGNHGGEGDSCPHGSPQGPLAPPASPGPFATRSPLFIFMRRSSLLSRSSSGYFSFDTDRSPAPMSCDKSTQTPSPPCQAFNHYLSAMASMRQAEPADMRPEIWIAQELRRIGDEFNAYYARRLEK